From Triticum urartu cultivar G1812 chromosome 2, Tu2.1, whole genome shotgun sequence, a single genomic window includes:
- the LOC125535690 gene encoding DNA-directed RNA polymerases II, IV and V subunit 8B-like has product MAEHLFEDIFHVTRIDPDGKKFDRVNRIEARSEQLEMYMQLDIATDVYPMHMGDKFTMVLAPTLNLDGTPDTGYYTQAGRKTLADKYDYVMHGKLYKISEDNSSKDKGPTKVEIYASFGGLLMLLKGDPSSAANLELDQRLFLLIRKV; this is encoded by the exons ATGGCCGAGCATCTCTTCGAGGACATCTTCCACGTGACCAGGATCGACCCCGATGGCAAGAAGTTCGACAGAG TTAATCGCATCGAGGCTAGAAGTGAGCAGTTGGAGATGTACATGCAATTAGATATCGCAACCGATGTCTACCCAATGCATATGGGTGACAAGTTCACCATGGTTTTAGCTCCTACACTGAATCTGGACGGGACCCCAGACACTGGCTACTATACACAG GCTGGTAGGAAAACACTTGCTGACAAGTATGACTATGTCATGCATGGAAAGCTTTACAAGATTTCAGAGGACAATTCCAGCAAGGATAAAGGACCTACTAAAGT GGAGATCTATGCATCTTTTGGCGGCCTCCTGATGTTGCTCAAAGGCGATCCTTCAAGTGCTGCTAACCTCGAGCTGGATCAAAGGCTGTTCCTCCTCATCCGAAAGGTGTAA
- the LOC125535688 gene encoding UDP-glucuronic acid decarboxylase 4-like, translating into MASSELTYRGQQAAAAADGAHGAAESKPRTRQQLPQPLRYVLGEQRLVFSLVGMALATLLFLLLSPSTTTTTPSTSVAHLAAVGLASRQYQSGGGGRMAFEESGTGGRHGRVPLGLKRKGLRVVVTGGAGFVGSHLVDRLLARGDSVIVVDNFFTGRKENVAHHAGNPNFEMIRHDVVEPILLEVDQIYHLACPASPVHYKFNPVKTIKTNVVGTLNMLGLAKRVGARFLLTSTSEVYGDPLQHPQVETYWGNVNPIGVRSCYDEGKRTAETLTMDYHRGANLEVRIARIFNTYGPRMCIDDGRVVSNFVAQALRKEPLTVYGDGKQTRSFQYVSDLVEGLMKLMEGDHVGPFNLGNPGEFTMLELAKVVQDTIDPNARIEFRANTADDPHKRKPDITKAKELLGWEPKVALRNGLPLMVQDFRARIFGDQKQQQPDGAE; encoded by the exons ATGGCGTCCTCCGAGCTCACCTACCGCGGCcagcaggcggcggcggctgccgACGGCGCGCACGGCGCGGCCGAGAGCAAGCCGCGGACCAGGCAGCAGCTGCCGCAGCCGCTCCGGTACGTGCTGGGCGAGCAGCGTCTCGTCTTCTCCCTGGTCGGCATGGCCCTCGCCaccctcctcttcctcctcctctccccctccaccaccaccaccaccccgtCCACCAGCGTGGCGCACCTGGCGGCGGTGGGGCTGGCGTCGCGGCAGTACCAGTCGGGCGGCGGGGGACGGATGGCGTTCGAGGAGTCCGGCACCGGCGGACGCCACGGCCGCGTGCCGCTGGGGCTGAAGCGCAAGGGCCTGCGGGTGGTGGTGACCGGCGGGGCCGGGTTCGTGGGCAGCCACCTGGTGGACCGGCTGCTGGCGCGCGGGGACAGCGTGATCGTGGTCGACAACTTCTTCACGGGGCGCAAGGAGAACGTGGCGCACCACGCCGGGAACCCCAACTTCGAGATGATCCGGCACGACGTCGTCGAGCCGATCCTGCTGGAGGTGGACCAGATCTACCACCTCGCCTGCCCGGCCTCCCCCGTGCACTACAAGTTCAACCCCGTCAAGACCATCAAGACCAACGTGGTGGGCACGCTCAACATGCTCGGCCTCGCCAAGCGCGTCGGCGCGCGCTTCCTCCTCACCAGCACCAGCGAGGTCTACGGCGACCCCCTCCAGCACCCCCAGGTCGAGACCTACTGGGGCAACGTCAACCCCATCG GCGTGCGGAGTTGCTACGACGAGGGCAAGAGGACGGCGGAGACGCTGACCATGGACTACCACCGCGGCGCCAACCTCGAG GTGAGGATCGCTCGGATCTTCAACACCTACGGGCCGCGCATGTGCATCGACGATGGCCGGGTCGTCAGCAACTTCGTCGCTCAG GCGCTGAGGAAGGAGCCCCTGACGGTGTACGGCGACGGCAAGCAGACGAGGAGCTTCCAGTACGTCTCCGATCTG GTGGAGGGTCTGATGAAGCTGATGGAGGGGGACCACGTGGGGCCCTTCAACCTGGGGAACCCGGGGGAGTTCACCATGCTGGAGCTGGCCAAGGTGGTGCAGGACACCATCGACCCCAACGCGCGCATCGAGTTCCGGGCAAACACCGCCGACGACCCGCACAAGCGCAAGCCCGACATCACCAAGGCCAAGGAGCTGCTCGGGTGGGAGCCCAAGGTGGCGCTCCGGAACGGCCTCCCGCTCATGGTCCAGGACTTCCGCGCCCGCATCTTCGGCGACCAGAAGCAGCAGCAACCCGACGGCGCCGAGTAG